ATGGGCATCTCGGAGCGACGCGCGTACTCCACGCACCGCAGGTGGAGGATCTTGGCGCCGCTGGCGGCCATTTCCAGCATCTCGTCGTGGGAGATGCGGTCGATCTTGTGGGCCTTGGCGACGATCCGCGGATCGGCGGTGAAGATGCCGTCGACGTCGGTGTAGATCTCGCAGACATCGGCCTCGAGCGCGGATGCGAGCGCCACCGCGGTGGTGTCGGATCCACCTCGGCCGAGCGTGGTGATCTCCTTCGTCCCCTGGCTGACGCCCTGGAACCCGGCAACGATGACGATGTGCTTCTTGCCCAGCGCCTCGGTGATCCGGCCGGGGGTGACATCGATGATCTTCGCCTTGCCGTGCGAGGTGTCGGTGATGACTCCGGCCTGGCTACCGGTGAAGGAGCGCACGCTGTGGCCGAGGTCGGCGATGGCCATCGCGACGAGCGCCATCGAGATCCGCTCGCCGGCGGTGAGCAGCATGTCCATCTCCCGTGGGGGCGGGACCGGACTCACCTGCTCTGCCAGGTCGAGCAACTCGTCGGTGCTGTCACCCATGGCGGAGACGACGACACAGACGTCGTTGCCTGCCTTTTTCGTCTCGACGATGCGGTGTGCGACTCGCTTGATGCTCTCGGCATCACCGAGCGAGGAACCGCCGTACTTCTGGACAACCAGGCTCAAAGGAGAACTCCGTGATCTGCGGGTCCGGCCCGGGCACGGACCGGCGCGTCATCCCGAAGGATAACGACCCGGCGGGCCGGGTGCCGCATCCGTCCACCGGATCGTGATCATCCGGGGCGCCTCATGGGCGCCCGGCCGGCGGGCCACGGTCCCGGCCGTGAGGCTGGTCACCCACGCCGTGCGGAGCCGGCCGGCGGACGGTCAGGAATGCAGCGCGTCGAACTCGGCCTCACCGACGACGTCGTCGTCGGCATCCAACCGCAGGTGCCCGAGCAGTGTCTGCAGCACGCGCACGGCCATCGCCGCGCGGTCGCCCCAGTCGGCCAGGTAGCTGTACTGCCACCACCACAGCGCCTCGGTCGTCCGCCCGGCCTCGTGGTGGGCCAGGCCGTGCGTCAGGGCACCGGCGATGATCGCCAGATCGTTGCTCAACGAGCCGGCCGTCGGCTCGGGTGAGGTGACCGGGTCGGCCACGTCGCCGTACTCGTCGACCTCGCACAGCAGTTGCGCCAGTCCGGTACGCAACGGGTCGAGGTCGGTGTCGGGGCCCGCGTCGTCCTCGAAACGCTGCTCGAGGACGACGTCGTTGATGGCCCCCAACCGGGCACCGACGAGCTGGATCTGGCTCGTCGTGAGCAGCAGGAGCGGGATGGCGCTCTCGGGTGCGGCTCCCGAAGCGATCTCGGCAACCGTGGCCAGCCAGGCGCTGGCCTCCGCGGCGCACTCGTCCGCGAGCAGCGTGGTCTCGTCAGGCATCGAGCAACTTCCTCCCTTCGAACGCGCGACCGAGGGTCACCTCGTCGGCGTACTCGAGGTCCCCGCCCACGGGCAGCCCGGAGGCCAGACGGGTGACCTTGATCCCGAACGGGGAGAGCAACCGGGCCGTGTAGGACGCGGTGGCCTCCCCCTCGAGGTTCGGGTCGGTCGCGATGATCACCTCGGTGACACTGCCGTCCGACAGCCGCGACATCAGCTCGGTGAACCGCAGGTCGTCCGGCCCGACACCGTCCATCGGGGAGATCGCCCCACCGAGGACGTGGTAGCGGCCGCGGAACTCCCGGGTGCGCTCGATCGCGATGACGTCCTTGGGCTCCTCGACGACGCAGATGGCGCTGGGGTCCCGGCGGGTGTCGGCACAGATGCGGCACTGCGGTCCCTGGGCGACGTTCCCGCACGTCTCGCAGAAGGAGACCTTGTCCTTGACCTCGCTGAGGGTCCGGACGAGACGTTGGACGTCCTGCGGGTCGGCCTGCAGCAGGTGGAAGGCGATCCTCTGGGCACTCTTGGGGCCGACCCCGGGCAGTCGGCCGAGCTCGTCGATCAGGTCCTGGACCACACCTTCATACACGCCTCGACCCTACGCCCCACCGGTGACCACGTGGGGCAGCGCAGCGCCCTGCCGCGAGTTCACTCCTCACGGATGACCGTTCCCCCGAGGATCCGCTCGATCACGGCCGGGCCGGCGGCGCCGGCGTCGACGATGTCCTCGTCGTCGTCGCTGACCGACGCGTCGTCGGGCTCACGGGGTGGCTGCGGCTCGGGGACGGACGGCGAAGGGGGTTCGGCCGCCTGCTCGCCCGCGCCTGCCGCGTCCGTCCTGTCGACCGTGGCCCACGAGGGAGCGGACGAGTCGGCTGCTGGAGCCGATCCCCAGTCCGAGCCGGAGGGGCCTCCTGCCGGGTCAGGGACACCCACGTCACCCCCCGTGGAGGAGGCCCGTGAGGCACCGCCCGTCCCGGGGGCGCCCCCGTCGCCGGTGGCCGGGGGCACGGGCACGGCCTGCGGCGGTGGCGAGTACGTCGCCTGCCCTCCTCCGCCGGCCGGCGGCTGGCCACTCTGCTCGTAGTGGGGCACCCCCTCGACTCGGGCATCGACACCGAGGGCGTCGATCAGGGCCTGACGGACCACCTCGGCGTGGGAGCCGTTGCGGAAGGCGTTGGCCAGCCCGGTCGTCGCGATCCCGAGGACGAGCCGCTGCCCGTCGTAGGAAAGCACCTGTGCGTGCTCGGACAGGAAGGTCCACGTGGCCCGGCGCATCTGGTAGATCCGTCCGAGGACGTCCGGCCAGGCCCGACGCAACGCCTCGACGTCGATGTGGCTGCTCGATCCAGCAGGCGTCGCCTCGGCCGCGGGCTGCTCCGGCTGAGGTGACGCGGCTGCCGGCGCCTGCGCCGATGGGGCCGTCCGCCGGGATGGTTCGGGGGCCGGCCCACGGTCAGCTTCGGCCGCGGTTGGGGCCCCGTACGCCTGGTCCGGCAGGGCTACGGCTCGCTCGCCCCGGGCCGGAGCAGATGCAGACGTCGACGGCTCGGTCTCGGCTGCGGGCCGCGTCCGCTCGGCAGCCTGCCCAGCGGGCTCGTGCGAGGCGGGTTCGTGCACCGGCGCCGCAGGTGCGGCCCGCTGCCCGGGCATTACCTGCTGCGGGGCCGGCGCGGGACGCTGGGCCGCAGTGCCAGGACTCGGGGCTCCGCCCCCTTCGCCGGTGGGCACTCCCCCGACGTCGAGGCGACGCTCCAGGCGGTCCAGGCGGGCCGCATAGCCGGACTCCCCGGCCGCGGCCGGGAGGAGCACCCGCGCCGCGATGATCTCCAGCTGGACCCGTGGCGAGGTGGCCCCGGTCATCTCGGTCAGGCCGGCGTTGATGATGTCGGCCGCGCGGGAGAGTGACGCGGGGCCGAAGACGCCGGCCTGCTGACGCATGCGCTCGACCTGGTCACCGGGCAGGGCACGCAGGATCGCCGCCGCACCCTCGGGCGCGGCCGCGATGACGATGAGGTCGCGGAAGCGCTCGAGCAGGTCCTCGACGAAGCGTCGCGGGTCCAGACCGGTCTCGATGACCGAGTCGATGACGGTGAAGACGCCTCCGGCGTCACCGGCACCGAAGGCGGTGACCGCCCGGTCGAGCAACTCGTCGTCGGTGAACCCGAGGAGCGCGGCGGCTCCCTCGTAGGTCAGACCCCGCTCGTCGCTGCCGGAGATGAGCTGGTCGAGGACGGACAGGGAGTCCCGGACCGAGCCACCGCCGGCCCGCACGACGAAGGAGAGCACACCCGGCTCCAGGGACACGCCCTCGGCGGCGCAGAGCTGCTCCATGTAGTCCTGCAGTCGAGCCGGCGGGACGAGTCGGAAGGGGTAGTGGTGGGTGCGTGAGCGGATCGTGCCGATGACCTTCTCCGGCTCGGTCGTCGCGAAGACGAACTTCACGTGCTCCGGCGGCTCCTCGACGATCTTCAGCAGGGCGTTGAAGCCTTGTGGCGTCACCATGTGCGCCTCGTCGATGATGTAGATCTTGTAGCGGCTCTGCGCCGGGCCGAAGGAGGCCCGCTCGCGCAGGTCACGGGCGTCGTCGACACCACCGTGGCTGGCCGCGTCGATCTCGATGACGTCGACCGAGCCGGCGCCGCCGCGGGCCAGCGCCACGCATGGGTCGCACTCCCCGCACGGCGTGGGGGTCGGTCCCTGCTCGCAGTTGAGGCAGCGGGCGAGGATGCGCGCGCTCGTGGTCTTGCCGCAGCCCCGCGGCCCGGAGAAGAGGTACGCGTGGTTGACCCGCCCGGAGCGCAGAGCCTGCATCAGCGGCTCGGTGACGTGCTCCTGGCCGATCACGTCGGCGAAGGTCTCTGGCCGGTAACGGCGGTACAGGGCGGTGCTCACGGTGACGAGCCTACTTGCGGTACCCGACGGCCGGTCCCCTGCGTGGGGACCGGCCGTGGACGGTCACGTCAGGGGCGAAGGGAGGCGGTCGCCTCGGTGAGCTTCCTCAGCTGTGCAAGCAGGTTGCGCAGCTCCTTGGCGCGACGCTCGGCCGGGGCGAAGACCAGACTGCCGTCCTTCGCCTCCGTCGTCTCGAGCATGGTCGAGAAGGAGACCTGTGCGCGGGCGACGTGCATCTGCGGGTTCGCGAGAATGGTGCGCCACTGCTCGACCGCTCGCACACCACTGTCGGCGCCGTAGGAGACGAGGGCGGCTCCCTTGTGGACCCACTCCGGGAAGAGCACGTCGAAGGCGTTCTTCAGGGCAGCCGGCACGCCGTGGTTGTACTCCGGGGTGACGAAGACGAAGCCATCGAACTCGTCGATCTTCTTCCCCCAGCGCACGGTCTTGGGATTTTCGTACTGCCGCTTGGCCGCGCCCGGAACGACGGGCTCGCCCAGGAGATCGAGGTCGTAGTCCGCAAGGTCGACGAGCTCGTACTCGGCGTCGTCGCGGTCCTTCGTCTGCTCGAGGACCCAGTGGGCGACCTGTTCCCCGAACCGGCCGGGGCGGGTGCTGCCGAGGATGATGGCGATCTTCACGAAACTCCTTCGCGGTTGCGGAGCGAACGGGGCCCACCGCCCTGGGTGGGGCGGTGGGCCCGATCGTGGACGTATCAGGCGCGTGGCTCGTCGTTGTG
The DNA window shown above is from Janibacter sp. A1S7 and carries:
- a CDS encoding NADPH-dependent FMN reductase, which gives rise to MKIAIILGSTRPGRFGEQVAHWVLEQTKDRDDAEYELVDLADYDLDLLGEPVVPGAAKRQYENPKTVRWGKKIDEFDGFVFVTPEYNHGVPAALKNAFDVLFPEWVHKGAALVSYGADSGVRAVEQWRTILANPQMHVARAQVSFSTMLETTEAKDGSLVFAPAERRAKELRNLLAQLRKLTEATASLRP
- a CDS encoding DUF5063 domain-containing protein; translated protein: MPDETTLLADECAAEASAWLATVAEIASGAAPESAIPLLLLTTSQIQLVGARLGAINDVVLEQRFEDDAGPDTDLDPLRTGLAQLLCEVDEYGDVADPVTSPEPTAGSLSNDLAIIAGALTHGLAHHEAGRTTEALWWWQYSYLADWGDRAAMAVRVLQTLLGHLRLDADDDVVGEAEFDALHS
- the recR gene encoding recombination mediator RecR, translating into MYEGVVQDLIDELGRLPGVGPKSAQRIAFHLLQADPQDVQRLVRTLSEVKDKVSFCETCGNVAQGPQCRICADTRRDPSAICVVEEPKDVIAIERTREFRGRYHVLGGAISPMDGVGPDDLRFTELMSRLSDGSVTEVIIATDPNLEGEATASYTARLLSPFGIKVTRLASGLPVGGDLEYADEVTLGRAFEGRKLLDA
- a CDS encoding aspartate kinase — encoded protein: MSLVVQKYGGSSLGDAESIKRVAHRIVETKKAGNDVCVVVSAMGDSTDELLDLAEQVSPVPPPREMDMLLTAGERISMALVAMAIADLGHSVRSFTGSQAGVITDTSHGKAKIIDVTPGRITEALGKKHIVIVAGFQGVSQGTKEITTLGRGGSDTTAVALASALEADVCEIYTDVDGIFTADPRIVAKAHKIDRISHDEMLEMAASGAKILHLRCVEYARRSEMPIHVRSSFTPKEGTWVLPPETEGNQDMEEPIIAGVAHDASEAKITVVGVPDEPGRAAQIFTTVADAQVNIDMIVQNVSESETARTDISFTLPMADGQVAVEALMKTKDEVGFESIQYDDQIGKLSLIGAGMRTNPGVSATFFKALAESGINIEMISTSEIRISVVTRADQLDDALQALHTAFGLDSDDGEAVVYAGTGR
- a CDS encoding DNA polymerase III subunit gamma and tau, giving the protein MSTALYRRYRPETFADVIGQEHVTEPLMQALRSGRVNHAYLFSGPRGCGKTTSARILARCLNCEQGPTPTPCGECDPCVALARGGAGSVDVIEIDAASHGGVDDARDLRERASFGPAQSRYKIYIIDEAHMVTPQGFNALLKIVEEPPEHVKFVFATTEPEKVIGTIRSRTHHYPFRLVPPARLQDYMEQLCAAEGVSLEPGVLSFVVRAGGGSVRDSLSVLDQLISGSDERGLTYEGAAALLGFTDDELLDRAVTAFGAGDAGGVFTVIDSVIETGLDPRRFVEDLLERFRDLIVIAAAPEGAAAILRALPGDQVERMRQQAGVFGPASLSRAADIINAGLTEMTGATSPRVQLEIIAARVLLPAAAGESGYAARLDRLERRLDVGGVPTGEGGGAPSPGTAAQRPAPAPQQVMPGQRAAPAAPVHEPASHEPAGQAAERTRPAAETEPSTSASAPARGERAVALPDQAYGAPTAAEADRGPAPEPSRRTAPSAQAPAAASPQPEQPAAEATPAGSSSHIDVEALRRAWPDVLGRIYQMRRATWTFLSEHAQVLSYDGQRLVLGIATTGLANAFRNGSHAEVVRQALIDALGVDARVEGVPHYEQSGQPPAGGGGQATYSPPPQAVPVPPATGDGGAPGTGGASRASSTGGDVGVPDPAGGPSGSDWGSAPAADSSAPSWATVDRTDAAGAGEQAAEPPSPSVPEPQPPREPDDASVSDDDEDIVDAGAAGPAVIERILGGTVIREE